In the Anguilla anguilla isolate fAngAng1 chromosome 7, fAngAng1.pri, whole genome shotgun sequence genome, one interval contains:
- the si:dkey-46i9.6 gene encoding E3 ubiquitin-protein ligase TRIM39 isoform X1, which produces MASVSRKLSEEQCYCSICLDVFRSPVSIPCGHSFCMGCIGGYWKGSSLCQCPMCKKTFYQRPDISVNTVLRDIAEQLRDSEARPPQGGPEEGPDAAATCPAVQLEGSPEMQPEGPRAEGPRAEGPRAEGVACDICTGEQQRALKSCLVCLTSYCEEHLRSHNARFTKHKLIQPISSLQDRMCPKHERLLELFCRTDQTCVCVLCVETDHRAHFTVSAERAWVEKKAQLKKTEADMQQMMQDRWRKVEEIRQCVELSRSSTQREMEDSVLVFSTLKRSIEIRQAKLTEVMEEKQRAVEKHAEGLIKDLEQELTELQTRSTELEKLSQTEDHLYFLQSFPSLCSPPNTKDWSGAGVHTDVCVGTVRRAVEELEVSLTQQVDKLAEKELRRIQKYAVGVTLDGRTANPWLQLSESGKQVRHGGVWQDLADGPERFDTVVIVLGREAFARGRHYWEVQVGQKDDWYLGVAKVSVNRKGRIAVSTAQGYWALAMKGGREYRASCTPPVTLSLPHRPHRVGVYLDYEEGQVSFYDVEARSHLYTFTDTFSETLHPFFYLYCSDKTSDSLTISPMSSKPAVKQC; this is translated from the exons ATGGCTTCAGTCAGCAGGAAGCTGTCAGAGGAACAGTGCTACTGCTCCATCTGCCTGGACGTGTTCCGCAGCCCTGTCTCCATCCCCTGCGGCCACAGCTTCTGCATGGGCTGCATCGGGGGCTACTGGAAGGGCAGCTCCCTGTGCCAGTGCCCCATGTGCAAGAAGACCTTCTACCAGCGCCCCGACATCAGCGTCAACACGGTGCTGCGGGACATCGCGGAGCAGCTGAGAGACAGCGAAGCCAGACCCCCGCAGGGGGGCCCCGAGGAGGGCCCGGACGCTGCAGCAACCTGCCCTGCGGTACAGCTGGAGGGGAGCCCCGAGATGCAGCCGGAGGGCCCCAGGGCGGAGGGCCCCAGGGCAGAGGGCCCCAGGGCGGAGGGCGTGGCCTGTGACATCTGCACCGGGGAGCAGCAGCGGGCGCTGAAGTCCTGCCTGGTGTGTCTGACCTCCTACTGCGAGGAGCACCTGAGGTCCCACAACGCCCGCTTCACCAAACACAAACtcatccagccaatcagcagcctgcAGGACAGGATGTGCCCCAAGCACGAGCGGCTGCTGGAGCTGTTCTGCAGGACGGaccagacgtgtgtgtgtgtgctgtgcgtggAGACGGACCACCGGGCCCACTTCACTGTGTCCGCTGAGAGGGCCTGGGTGGAGAAGAAG GCTCAGCTGAAGAAGACGGAAGCAGACATGCAGCAGATGATGCAGGACAGATGGAGGAAGGTGGAGGAGATCAGACAGTGTGTGGAGCTGAGCAGA agcagcacacagagagagatggaggacagCGTGCTGGTGTTCAGTACTCTGAAGCGCTCCATTGAGATTCGCCAGGCCAAACTGACTGAGGTGAtggaggagaagcagagagcAGTAGAGAAACATGCTGAAGGCCTCATTAAAGACCTGGAGCAGGAACTCACTGAGCTACAGACCAGAAGCACTGAACTGGAGAAACTCTCACAAACTGAGGATCATCTCTACTTCCTACAG AGTTTCCCGTCTCTGTGTTCCCCTCCGAACACCAAGGACTGGTCTGGAGCCGGCGTTcacactgatgtgtgtgtggggactgtGAGGAGAGCCGTGGAAGAGTTGGAGGTCTCTCTCACCCAGCAAGTGGACAAACTGGCAGAGAAAG AGCTCCGGAGGATACAGAAATATGCAG TGGGCGTGACCCTGGACGGCCGGACGGCGAACCCCTGGCTGCAGCTGTCTGAAAGCGGGAAGCAGGTTCGGCACGGGGGGGTGTGGCAGGACCTGGCGGATGGGCCGGAGCGCTTCGACACCGTGGTCATCGTCCTGGGGAGGGAGGCCTTCGCCCGCGGCCGGCACTACTGGGAGGTGCAGGTGGGCCAGAAGGACGACTGGTACCTGGGCGTGGCCAAGGTGTCCGTCAACAGGAAGGGGCGGATCGCGGTCAGCACGGCGCAGGGCTACTGGGCGCTGGCCATGAAGGGGGGGCGCGAATACCGAGCATCCTGCACTCCCCCCGTTACACTCAGCCTCCCACACCGCCCCCACCGCGTGGGCGTGTACCTGGACTACGAGGAGGGGCAGGTGTCCTTCTACGACGTGGAGGCCAGGTCTCACCTCTACACCTTCACAGACACCTTCAGCGAAACACTGCACCCCTTCTTCTACCTGTACTGCAGTGACAAGACCTCAGACAGCCTCACCATCTCCCCCATGAGCTCCAAACCTGCGGTGAAGCAGTGCTGA
- the si:dkey-46i9.6 gene encoding E3 ubiquitin-protein ligase TRIM39 isoform X2 → MASVSRKLSEEQCYCSICLDVFRSPVSIPCGHSFCMGCIGGYWKGSSLCQCPMCKKTFYQRPDISVNTVLRDIAEQLRDSEARPPQGGPEEGPDAAATCPAVQLEGSPEMQPEGPRAEGVACDICTGEQQRALKSCLVCLTSYCEEHLRSHNARFTKHKLIQPISSLQDRMCPKHERLLELFCRTDQTCVCVLCVETDHRAHFTVSAERAWVEKKAQLKKTEADMQQMMQDRWRKVEEIRQCVELSRSSTQREMEDSVLVFSTLKRSIEIRQAKLTEVMEEKQRAVEKHAEGLIKDLEQELTELQTRSTELEKLSQTEDHLYFLQSFPSLCSPPNTKDWSGAGVHTDVCVGTVRRAVEELEVSLTQQVDKLAEKELRRIQKYAVGVTLDGRTANPWLQLSESGKQVRHGGVWQDLADGPERFDTVVIVLGREAFARGRHYWEVQVGQKDDWYLGVAKVSVNRKGRIAVSTAQGYWALAMKGGREYRASCTPPVTLSLPHRPHRVGVYLDYEEGQVSFYDVEARSHLYTFTDTFSETLHPFFYLYCSDKTSDSLTISPMSSKPAVKQC, encoded by the exons ATGGCTTCAGTCAGCAGGAAGCTGTCAGAGGAACAGTGCTACTGCTCCATCTGCCTGGACGTGTTCCGCAGCCCTGTCTCCATCCCCTGCGGCCACAGCTTCTGCATGGGCTGCATCGGGGGCTACTGGAAGGGCAGCTCCCTGTGCCAGTGCCCCATGTGCAAGAAGACCTTCTACCAGCGCCCCGACATCAGCGTCAACACGGTGCTGCGGGACATCGCGGAGCAGCTGAGAGACAGCGAAGCCAGACCCCCGCAGGGGGGCCCCGAGGAGGGCCCGGACGCTGCAGCAACCTGCCCTGCGGTACAGCTGGAGGGGAGCCCCGAGATGCAGCCGGAG GGCCCCAGGGCGGAGGGCGTGGCCTGTGACATCTGCACCGGGGAGCAGCAGCGGGCGCTGAAGTCCTGCCTGGTGTGTCTGACCTCCTACTGCGAGGAGCACCTGAGGTCCCACAACGCCCGCTTCACCAAACACAAACtcatccagccaatcagcagcctgcAGGACAGGATGTGCCCCAAGCACGAGCGGCTGCTGGAGCTGTTCTGCAGGACGGaccagacgtgtgtgtgtgtgctgtgcgtggAGACGGACCACCGGGCCCACTTCACTGTGTCCGCTGAGAGGGCCTGGGTGGAGAAGAAG GCTCAGCTGAAGAAGACGGAAGCAGACATGCAGCAGATGATGCAGGACAGATGGAGGAAGGTGGAGGAGATCAGACAGTGTGTGGAGCTGAGCAGA agcagcacacagagagagatggaggacagCGTGCTGGTGTTCAGTACTCTGAAGCGCTCCATTGAGATTCGCCAGGCCAAACTGACTGAGGTGAtggaggagaagcagagagcAGTAGAGAAACATGCTGAAGGCCTCATTAAAGACCTGGAGCAGGAACTCACTGAGCTACAGACCAGAAGCACTGAACTGGAGAAACTCTCACAAACTGAGGATCATCTCTACTTCCTACAG AGTTTCCCGTCTCTGTGTTCCCCTCCGAACACCAAGGACTGGTCTGGAGCCGGCGTTcacactgatgtgtgtgtggggactgtGAGGAGAGCCGTGGAAGAGTTGGAGGTCTCTCTCACCCAGCAAGTGGACAAACTGGCAGAGAAAG AGCTCCGGAGGATACAGAAATATGCAG TGGGCGTGACCCTGGACGGCCGGACGGCGAACCCCTGGCTGCAGCTGTCTGAAAGCGGGAAGCAGGTTCGGCACGGGGGGGTGTGGCAGGACCTGGCGGATGGGCCGGAGCGCTTCGACACCGTGGTCATCGTCCTGGGGAGGGAGGCCTTCGCCCGCGGCCGGCACTACTGGGAGGTGCAGGTGGGCCAGAAGGACGACTGGTACCTGGGCGTGGCCAAGGTGTCCGTCAACAGGAAGGGGCGGATCGCGGTCAGCACGGCGCAGGGCTACTGGGCGCTGGCCATGAAGGGGGGGCGCGAATACCGAGCATCCTGCACTCCCCCCGTTACACTCAGCCTCCCACACCGCCCCCACCGCGTGGGCGTGTACCTGGACTACGAGGAGGGGCAGGTGTCCTTCTACGACGTGGAGGCCAGGTCTCACCTCTACACCTTCACAGACACCTTCAGCGAAACACTGCACCCCTTCTTCTACCTGTACTGCAGTGACAAGACCTCAGACAGCCTCACCATCTCCCCCATGAGCTCCAAACCTGCGGTGAAGCAGTGCTGA